A single Vulcanisaeta distributa DSM 14429 DNA region contains:
- the surE gene encoding 5'/3'-nucleotidase SurE, which yields MVKILVTNDDGIYSPGLRMLYEYVKDLGEVYVVAPETPKSASGLGITLHKPLRVSVMDLCGFKVYATSGTPSDTIYLAALEITGSVDLVLSGINIGDNTSMQVILSSGTLGAAFQAALLGIPAIAYSVDVESSDEIEGNDELEPVLRAVVRESAMFVLKHGMPRGVDVISINFPRTVSRDIKVKLVRASKLKFSEKIDVRVDPRGGKYYWLFGSLIEPEENTDTYVVHKEGNIALTPLTLDMNAIGPRQEVDMNSLNRLVDILNTALLRFRS from the coding sequence GTGGTTAAGATACTCGTAACGAATGACGATGGCATATACAGTCCAGGGCTCAGGATGCTGTATGAATACGTAAAGGACCTAGGCGAGGTTTATGTCGTAGCTCCAGAAACGCCCAAATCAGCCTCCGGTCTCGGCATAACGCTTCACAAACCTCTCAGAGTCTCAGTAATGGACTTATGTGGCTTTAAGGTATATGCGACATCTGGTACGCCCTCTGACACGATATATCTAGCGGCCTTGGAAATAACGGGCAGTGTTGACCTTGTCCTCTCGGGGATAAACATTGGTGATAACACATCAATGCAGGTAATACTATCATCGGGAACCCTCGGCGCCGCATTTCAAGCGGCACTGCTTGGTATCCCAGCCATTGCGTATTCCGTCGATGTTGAGAGCAGCGATGAGATTGAGGGTAATGATGAGCTTGAGCCTGTGCTTAGGGCTGTGGTTAGGGAGTCGGCTATGTTCGTGCTTAAGCACGGCATGCCCAGGGGCGTTGATGTAATTAGCATAAACTTCCCAAGGACCGTTAGCAGGGACATTAAGGTTAAGCTTGTTAGGGCTTCAAAGCTTAAGTTTTCTGAGAAGATTGACGTTAGGGTCGACCCACGTGGAGGTAAGTATTACTGGCTATTTGGTTCGTTAATTGAGCCTGAGGAGAACACGGATACATACGTTGTGCATAAGGAGGGTAATATTGCGCTTACGCCGTTGACACTGGACATGAATGCGATTGGCCCGCGTCAGGAGGTCGATATGAATAGCCTTAATAGGCTTGTTGACATACTGAATACGGCATTACTGCGCTTTCGAAGTTAA
- a CDS encoding thiolase family protein: MRKAYITGFHQVIEKESRRSFFELIGETVQRTLEMGGISIDEVDGLGIVHTTAVDERPIRIMLANQVANYLGIGRLRYIDVAEFGGASFNALVYRAVKAVENGLARAVLVIGGGKSSVFRRRGIDEGLVARNYVSTHRVIEFLPTSDYAMVALRYSHVYNATDEGRAMIAVRERANARYNKDAIFREPISVADVLNSPMVSYPLRLLEVVMPVDGMSTFLIVNESLAGKSKITPISILGYGEAHDPSPLFDRDDILNTVIPISAGKALSEANIGINDIDLFMLYDAYTIMVVLELEGIGLAEKGLGWRFAEYHDFSPSSTYPINVNGGSLNTGQPAYMSGGVILTEALIQLSGMAGERQVKGARRALVNAIGGILNHSTTLVLGV; this comes from the coding sequence ATGAGAAAGGCATACATAACGGGCTTTCACCAGGTAATTGAGAAGGAGAGCAGGAGAAGCTTCTTTGAATTGATTGGCGAGACCGTACAAAGGACGCTTGAGATGGGTGGTATCAGTATTGATGAGGTGGACGGGTTGGGCATTGTTCACACCACCGCGGTTGATGAAAGGCCGATCAGGATAATGCTCGCTAACCAAGTCGCCAATTACCTGGGCATTGGGAGGCTTAGGTACATTGACGTGGCTGAGTTTGGCGGTGCCTCATTCAATGCCCTTGTTTATCGGGCCGTTAAGGCAGTGGAGAATGGGCTTGCGAGGGCTGTCCTGGTAATTGGCGGTGGCAAGAGTAGCGTATTTAGGAGGAGGGGCATTGATGAGGGTCTTGTGGCTAGGAACTACGTAAGTACCCACAGGGTTATTGAGTTCTTACCAACCAGTGACTACGCCATGGTGGCACTGAGGTACTCACACGTGTATAACGCCACTGATGAGGGCAGGGCAATGATCGCAGTTAGAGAGAGGGCCAATGCTAGGTATAATAAGGATGCAATATTCAGGGAGCCGATAAGCGTTGCCGATGTATTGAACTCACCAATGGTGAGTTATCCACTGAGGCTACTGGAGGTTGTGATGCCTGTGGATGGTATGTCGACTTTCCTAATCGTTAATGAGAGCTTGGCTGGGAAGTCGAAGATCACGCCCATCTCTATCCTTGGCTATGGCGAGGCCCACGATCCAAGCCCACTCTTTGATAGGGATGACATATTGAATACAGTTATCCCAATAAGCGCAGGCAAGGCGCTTAGCGAGGCCAACATTGGCATAAACGATATTGACCTATTCATGCTTTACGACGCATACACAATAATGGTCGTGCTGGAGCTAGAGGGTATTGGCTTGGCCGAAAAGGGCTTGGGTTGGCGGTTCGCAGAGTATCATGATTTCTCGCCGTCGTCAACATACCCAATAAACGTTAATGGTGGTTCCCTAAACACTGGGCAACCAGCGTACATGAGTGGCGGCGTGATACTCACTGAGGCATTAATCCAGCTGTCTGGCATGGCCGGTGAGAGGCAGGTTAAGGGAGCCCGTAGGGCACTTGTTAATGCAATTGGCGGCATACTTAATCATTCAACAACCTTGGTCCTTGGTGTTTAG
- a CDS encoding 3-hydroxyacyl-CoA dehydrogenase: MVERILIVGFGTMGSGIAEVFAMNGFEVNVYDAYRDVIPRSLEGIRWSLGKLREKGSLREDVDTVMKRIHVFDNLGNAARDVDLVIEAVFEDPKVKHQVYRELEGYVGKDVIIASNTSGIPITYLQSVLQYKGRFAGFHWFNPPVLMRLVEVIKGRDTSDETAGALMDLARRVGKEPILVRRDVRGFIANRVFGVLSTQAFILYMRGIYDYRAMDSALIYRLGLPMGVFALTDFTGGIKLSYESRNLFEEIDRVAPETEPSKGLAKARTFVFSLIEKMYREGRIGIRTGKGFYEYPEPGRWVRPDIPRELADKVNLLDLLAPMVNESLRMERLGICTRGDIDKALKLGYNWPKGLFEIYGRDFTATDVVNTLRRMSDLIPDLREFYEPDPALLNETK; encoded by the coding sequence ATGGTCGAGAGAATTCTCATAGTTGGATTTGGGACCATGGGGAGCGGTATAGCCGAGGTCTTTGCCATGAATGGCTTTGAGGTAAATGTCTATGATGCCTACAGGGACGTAATACCCAGGAGCCTTGAGGGTATTAGGTGGAGCCTTGGTAAGCTACGTGAAAAGGGCTCTCTTCGTGAGGACGTTGATACCGTCATGAAGAGGATTCATGTGTTTGATAATCTGGGTAATGCGGCCAGGGATGTTGATTTGGTAATTGAGGCTGTGTTCGAGGATCCAAAGGTTAAGCACCAAGTATATAGGGAGTTGGAGGGTTACGTCGGTAAGGACGTAATAATAGCGAGCAACACAAGCGGTATACCAATAACCTACTTGCAATCGGTGCTTCAGTATAAGGGTAGATTCGCGGGCTTCCACTGGTTTAATCCGCCGGTTCTCATGAGGCTTGTGGAGGTTATAAAGGGCAGGGATACCAGTGATGAGACGGCCGGCGCACTCATGGACCTGGCAAGGAGGGTTGGTAAGGAGCCTATTCTCGTTAGGCGCGATGTAAGGGGTTTCATAGCCAATAGGGTGTTTGGTGTACTGAGTACGCAAGCCTTCATACTATATATGCGGGGCATCTATGACTATAGGGCGATGGACTCGGCGTTGATCTATAGGCTTGGGCTCCCTATGGGCGTCTTCGCACTCACGGACTTCACCGGGGGAATAAAGCTGAGTTATGAGAGTAGGAACCTATTTGAGGAGATAGATAGGGTGGCGCCTGAGACCGAGCCATCCAAGGGGCTGGCTAAGGCAAGAACATTTGTGTTCAGCCTAATTGAGAAAATGTACAGAGAGGGTAGGATAGGCATAAGGACTGGGAAGGGGTTCTATGAATACCCGGAGCCGGGCAGGTGGGTTAGGCCGGATATACCGAGGGAATTGGCCGACAAGGTGAATTTACTGGACCTGCTGGCGCCCATGGTCAACGAATCACTAAGAATGGAGAGGCTGGGTATATGCACCAGGGGTGATATAGACAAGGCACTAAAGCTTGGCTATAACTGGCCAAAGGGCTTATTTGAGATATACGGCAGAGACTTCACCGCAACGGATGTGGTGAATACGCTTAGGAGGATGAGCGACTTAATCCCAGACCTAAGGGAGTTCTATGAACCAGACCCAGCACTACTAAATGAGACTAAGTGA
- a CDS encoding B3/B4 domain-containing protein, which produces MGSTQALVKFSIDNKLRGKVFVGVGIVHNVRNGEYPSELLTVINDTVKEVRSKYSLDSLKDDPIIRRYRDFYWHELGIDPTKQRPAQEALLRRVLRGEDLPRINPMVDIGNAASIKYLVPIGLYDIDSFGGRDLVIRYARDGEVFNPIGSPRKSLTSNQIILSTMDGLILHVYPYRDSETTKIRPETRNVLIVTAGVPGIDEDRLINSAQFIIDLAVKYLGGNAHVNPTVVRDERDINA; this is translated from the coding sequence ATGGGTTCTACACAAGCCCTTGTGAAATTCTCAATAGACAATAAGCTCAGAGGTAAGGTCTTTGTCGGTGTAGGCATTGTACATAATGTGAGGAATGGCGAGTACCCAAGCGAGTTGTTGACGGTTATTAATGATACTGTTAAGGAGGTTAGATCGAAGTATAGCCTTGACAGTCTCAAGGATGACCCAATCATTAGACGTTACAGGGATTTCTATTGGCATGAGCTTGGTATAGACCCGACAAAGCAGAGGCCTGCCCAGGAGGCGTTGCTTAGGAGGGTTCTTAGGGGTGAGGATTTGCCAAGGATTAATCCGATGGTTGATATTGGTAATGCGGCGAGTATAAAGTACCTCGTGCCCATTGGGCTTTATGACATCGATAGTTTTGGTGGTAGAGACCTGGTCATTCGTTATGCCAGGGATGGCGAGGTCTTTAACCCAATCGGCTCACCACGGAAATCCTTAACCAGCAACCAGATCATACTCTCGACAATGGATGGCTTAATACTGCATGTGTATCCCTATAGGGATTCCGAGACCACCAAGATAAGGCCTGAGACGAGGAATGTCTTAATCGTAACTGCTGGAGTGCCTGGCATCGATGAAGATAGGCTAATTAATTCCGCCCAATTTATAATTGACCTGGCGGTTAAGTACCTGGGAGGAAACGCCCACGTTAATCCTACAGTGGTTAGGGATGAAAGGGATATAAACGCGTGA
- a CDS encoding ASCH domain-containing protein produces the protein MRRIVYLGRHLMLKSKYLDKLSNGRFTTIRLGIIRPKYREVFIHSGGMVVAKARIVNVLYKRISELTDEDAITDGFTSREALIDELKSIYGSITNNDWVTILTLEVTRVIGRRDDGSVGLSPVDIARLALRYNVPMSEEERRVLQELVNEGSVRKAAVKLFNSLRGRVVIRKVVRRVLKHLIRMGIITDY, from the coding sequence ATGCGTAGGATCGTTTACCTGGGTAGGCACCTAATGCTTAAGTCGAAATACCTGGATAAGCTGAGTAATGGTAGATTCACGACAATTAGGCTTGGCATCATTAGGCCGAAGTATAGGGAGGTGTTTATCCACAGTGGTGGTATGGTGGTTGCTAAAGCACGCATAGTTAATGTGCTGTATAAGAGGATTTCGGAATTGACAGATGAGGATGCAATCACAGATGGCTTCACCAGCCGTGAAGCATTAATCGATGAGTTAAAGAGCATTTATGGCAGTATTACCAATAATGACTGGGTCACGATACTCACGCTGGAGGTTACTAGAGTAATTGGTCGTAGAGATGATGGTTCAGTTGGGCTTAGCCCCGTCGATATAGCCAGGCTGGCGCTTAGGTATAATGTACCAATGAGTGAGGAAGAGAGGAGGGTACTGCAGGAATTAGTTAATGAAGGGAGTGTTCGTAAGGCGGCGGTTAAGTTATTCAATTCCCTCAGGGGTAGGGTCGTGATTAGAAAGGTTGTTAGAAGGGTGCTTAAGCACCTCATTCGCATGGGTATTATAACGGATTATTGA
- a CDS encoding ATP cone domain-containing protein, whose amino-acid sequence MVNKVIKRDGSEEDFIIEKVIVSILKTGAPIDVARRIARKVECQFMDVDKVTAKDLTKAILTELKKVNEEWYRNWIVFDRAVKRRLTEKELE is encoded by the coding sequence ATGGTAAATAAGGTGATTAAGAGGGATGGTTCTGAGGAGGACTTCATAATTGAGAAGGTTATAGTCAGCATACTTAAGACGGGCGCACCGATTGATGTTGCTAGGAGGATTGCCAGGAAGGTTGAGTGTCAGTTCATGGATGTTGATAAGGTCACGGCTAAGGACCTAACTAAGGCTATATTAACTGAGCTTAAGAAGGTTAATGAGGAGTGGTACAGGAATTGGATAGTCTTCGATAGGGCTGTAAAACGTAGACTGACTGAGAAGGAACTTGAATAG
- the ileS gene encoding isoleucine--tRNA ligase: MSVIDSRFTLETQFDVKRIEEVVRQYWHEANIEGKWHEGPVNVNKWYTFLEGPPTTNGFPHVGHIRGRTYKDVVLRYHRLLGYRVWAQGGWDEQGLPVEIEVEKKLGLRTKKDIEKVGYDKFSLECNSLVDYYLEKWREVGTRKLGLWLDLDKAYETRKPYYIEHVWAFLKNAWEKGLLFEDYRVLPFCPRCETALSDAEVDQGYEDREDPSIYVKFPVEGVSNTYLVIWTTTPWTLIDNEAVAVNPNFNYALVKVNINNTTEYLWLAEPLVPKLMEKFRIKDYEIVRVVKGSELAGTRYRHIYMERVPIHASHIERAHYVVLADFVTLEEGTGLVHIAPAHGPEDFETAKKYGLPITNSVEINGIFNENGGEFKGRYWLDVSQEVIKDLKERGLLLHYETIVHAYPHCWRCGTPLIYRSDRQWFIRVSAYRDKLVEELKKVKIYPDFLRDRFDNWVANARDWTISRSRVWGTPLPVWRCKDDPSKVLVIGSLDELRKYAKFIPNVPSEMLVHRPWIDMVKIETEDCKEWVREPFVVDVWMDSGVAWIASVDGLRNKELFNRLYPYDWVTEAIDQTRGWFYSLLVTSVLWMGRAPYKSILISGHVVDKYGQKMSKSKGNVVWAEDLFNKWGADPTRLYLLTKSAPWDTMSVDPDEIAETRSILSILWNVVKFADTYMTLDRFDPAVHRLEDLISKGLIEDRWLLSRFYSRLRRFINYMNGMELHMAAREWVSLVVDDLSHGYIRLIRRRVWTEESREDKYAAYAVLYHVIKGALIMGSALVPHITEYLWNAFVRKFERNEAESVHLTLLPQVNEGYINEKLEGAFDLLFAMFSDIAEMRNRIKVKLRWPLARAVIKVENANNLEMLRQVKHLLEYLANVKEVELVSEIGQCNEDEYVRAQGRGYEICLSKVMDRKLYYEALAREVVRRIQTMRAKANLKVDERIRVYVNTNSDDLLAAIKEFMVYITNEVRAVDVVVGNVPASAFAMDWDIEDMRVRIGIERITQ; this comes from the coding sequence GTGTCCGTTATTGATTCACGCTTCACCCTGGAGACTCAATTCGATGTAAAAAGGATCGAGGAGGTGGTTAGGCAGTATTGGCATGAGGCGAATATTGAGGGTAAGTGGCATGAAGGCCCTGTAAATGTTAATAAGTGGTATACATTCCTCGAGGGCCCACCAACGACTAATGGCTTCCCACATGTTGGTCATATTAGGGGTAGGACGTATAAGGACGTTGTCCTTAGGTACCATAGGCTACTTGGTTATAGGGTTTGGGCGCAGGGTGGTTGGGATGAGCAGGGGTTGCCGGTGGAGATTGAGGTTGAGAAGAAGCTTGGGCTTAGGACTAAGAAGGATATTGAGAAGGTTGGTTATGATAAATTCAGCCTTGAGTGTAACTCATTGGTTGATTACTACCTTGAGAAGTGGAGGGAGGTTGGTACGAGGAAACTTGGTCTATGGTTAGACCTTGATAAGGCCTATGAGACTAGGAAGCCGTACTACATAGAGCATGTTTGGGCCTTCTTGAAGAATGCCTGGGAGAAGGGATTGCTATTTGAGGATTATAGGGTGCTACCATTCTGCCCAAGGTGCGAAACAGCCCTTAGTGATGCCGAGGTTGACCAGGGCTATGAGGATAGGGAGGACCCGTCAATATATGTTAAATTCCCCGTTGAGGGCGTAAGCAATACGTACCTTGTTATTTGGACCACAACGCCTTGGACGCTAATTGATAATGAGGCTGTGGCTGTTAATCCCAACTTTAACTACGCATTGGTTAAAGTCAATATTAATAATACCACGGAGTATCTATGGCTCGCTGAGCCCCTTGTGCCTAAGTTAATGGAGAAGTTCCGAATTAAGGATTATGAAATTGTTAGGGTTGTTAAGGGTTCAGAATTAGCTGGGACTAGGTATAGGCATATATACATGGAGAGGGTACCAATACATGCAAGTCATATTGAGAGAGCTCATTACGTGGTTCTTGCGGACTTTGTAACGCTTGAGGAGGGTACTGGGCTTGTCCACATAGCCCCTGCCCATGGCCCTGAGGACTTTGAGACGGCTAAGAAGTATGGCCTACCGATTACGAACTCTGTGGAGATAAATGGGATATTCAATGAAAATGGTGGTGAATTTAAGGGTAGGTATTGGCTTGATGTTTCCCAGGAAGTAATTAAGGATTTGAAGGAGAGAGGCTTACTACTTCATTACGAGACGATAGTGCATGCGTACCCACATTGTTGGAGGTGCGGTACGCCGTTGATTTATAGGTCTGATAGGCAGTGGTTCATTAGGGTATCAGCATACAGGGATAAGCTGGTTGAGGAGCTTAAGAAGGTGAAGATATACCCGGACTTCCTGAGGGATAGGTTTGATAACTGGGTTGCCAATGCCAGGGATTGGACGATATCGAGAAGTAGGGTTTGGGGTACGCCATTACCTGTTTGGCGTTGTAAGGATGACCCAAGTAAAGTCCTCGTCATAGGTTCGCTGGATGAGTTAAGGAAGTACGCTAAGTTCATACCCAATGTACCAAGTGAGATGCTTGTTCATAGGCCGTGGATTGACATGGTGAAGATAGAGACCGAGGACTGTAAGGAATGGGTTAGGGAGCCATTCGTTGTTGATGTGTGGATGGACAGCGGTGTTGCCTGGATTGCAAGTGTTGATGGGCTTAGAAATAAGGAGTTATTCAATAGGTTATATCCGTATGACTGGGTTACAGAGGCAATAGATCAGACCAGGGGTTGGTTTTACTCGCTGCTTGTCACGTCAGTACTATGGATGGGCAGGGCGCCCTATAAGTCCATATTAATTAGTGGTCACGTTGTTGATAAGTATGGTCAGAAGATGAGTAAGTCTAAGGGCAACGTGGTTTGGGCCGAGGACTTATTCAATAAGTGGGGTGCTGACCCAACGAGGCTTTACCTACTCACAAAGTCTGCCCCCTGGGATACAATGTCGGTTGACCCAGACGAGATCGCCGAGACAAGAAGCATACTTTCAATACTTTGGAATGTGGTTAAATTCGCAGATACCTACATGACCCTTGACAGGTTTGACCCAGCCGTGCATAGGCTTGAGGATTTAATTAGTAAGGGGTTAATTGAGGATAGGTGGTTGCTTAGTAGGTTCTATAGTAGGTTACGTAGGTTCATTAATTATATGAATGGCATGGAGCTTCATATGGCAGCAAGGGAATGGGTTAGCCTGGTTGTTGATGATTTAAGCCACGGCTATATTAGGCTTATTAGACGCAGGGTCTGGACCGAGGAGAGCAGGGAGGATAAGTATGCAGCGTATGCCGTACTTTACCACGTGATTAAGGGAGCCTTAATAATGGGCTCAGCCTTAGTGCCGCATATAACCGAGTATCTTTGGAATGCTTTTGTTAGAAAGTTTGAGAGGAATGAGGCAGAGAGTGTGCACTTAACGTTATTACCCCAGGTGAATGAGGGATACATAAATGAGAAGTTGGAGGGAGCCTTTGACTTACTATTTGCCATGTTCTCAGACATAGCGGAGATGAGGAATAGAATAAAGGTTAAGCTTAGGTGGCCCCTGGCAAGGGCGGTAATTAAGGTTGAAAATGCCAATAACCTAGAAATGCTGAGGCAGGTGAAGCACTTGCTTGAGTACTTAGCCAATGTTAAGGAGGTGGAACTTGTGAGTGAGATTGGTCAATGTAATGAGGATGAGTATGTTAGGGCTCAGGGAAGGGGTTACGAGATATGCCTCAGTAAGGTCATGGATAGGAAGCTCTATTACGAAGCCCTCGCCAGGGAAGTTGTCAGGCGTATACAGACAATGAGGGCTAAGGCTAATCTGAAGGTTGATGAGAGGATTAGGGTATACGTTAATACGAATAGTGACGACCTGTTGGCGGCCATTAAGGAGTTCATGGTCTACATAACGAATGAGGTTAGGGCTGTAGACGTCGTTGTTGGTAATGTGCCGGCAAGTGCCTTCGCCATGGACTGGGACATTGAGGACATGAGGGTTAGGATAGGGATAGAACGCATTACTCAATAA
- a CDS encoding long-chain-fatty-acid--CoA ligase produces the protein MNEQIQQQHKYNTEEEVFNEIIPGYQLTIDKILKTGITLFPNNEIVYWPPNGRRLHFTFKEFNERVNRLGWVLKELGVISGDPRRMGTRVAIFDWNTHRFLELLYAVPMYGAVLQPVNIRLAPEEIIYVMNKSRDEVAFVNADFLPLIKAIAPKLEYLRKIVVMHDGEEPIKIERISNAEVYDYEELMKEAREFNYPEELDERTVMVMMYTSGTTGLPKATIFRHREIVLHAIAVLIIAVWNWYPAHYLRFTRNAYNPLGEPSLLLVPFYHVLGWGAPYYNIMGGTPKIVLPGRYEWNHIIRLIKEEKVKNAGGVPTMLYLMLNSPELKDVDLRGFLWSLGGAAATKGLIEEARKRGVILTNGYGLTETAPVVIAPTLSPDLIMNLSEEELQELVVNSIGKPLPFVQARVVDEEGRDVPKDGKTVGELVLRAPWITLGYYGDPEKTRAAFKDGWFHTGDLATWDERGFIYIVDRAKDVIKSGGEWISSLKLESLISLHPAVAEVAVIGATHEKWGERPVAIVVLRPEFKGRVKEEDIINHVRTFVDEGVIPKWWVPDKVIFVDELPKTGAAKIDKKVLRDRYRDVLIK, from the coding sequence ATGAATGAGCAGATCCAGCAACAACATAAGTATAATACAGAAGAAGAAGTCTTTAATGAAATTATACCTGGCTACCAATTAACTATTGACAAAATACTCAAGACAGGCATAACGCTATTTCCCAATAATGAAATTGTTTATTGGCCTCCAAATGGCCGTAGGCTCCACTTCACATTTAAAGAATTTAATGAAAGGGTTAACAGGCTTGGTTGGGTCCTTAAGGAACTCGGCGTAATTAGTGGTGACCCAAGGAGAATGGGTACGAGGGTTGCCATATTTGATTGGAACACGCATAGATTCCTTGAATTGCTATATGCAGTGCCCATGTACGGTGCAGTGCTCCAACCAGTTAACATTAGGTTGGCGCCTGAGGAGATCATCTACGTGATGAATAAGTCCAGGGACGAGGTAGCCTTTGTAAATGCTGACTTCCTACCATTGATAAAGGCGATAGCCCCAAAGCTTGAGTACCTAAGGAAAATAGTCGTTATGCATGATGGTGAGGAGCCGATAAAGATTGAGCGCATTAGCAATGCTGAGGTATACGATTATGAGGAGTTAATGAAGGAGGCCAGGGAATTCAACTACCCGGAGGAGCTTGATGAGAGGACTGTCATGGTGATGATGTACACCTCAGGCACCACAGGGTTGCCCAAGGCAACGATATTTAGGCATAGGGAGATAGTACTGCATGCAATCGCCGTATTAATAATCGCAGTGTGGAATTGGTACCCAGCGCATTACCTAAGGTTCACTAGGAATGCCTATAACCCACTCGGTGAGCCATCGCTTCTCCTTGTACCATTCTACCACGTGCTCGGTTGGGGAGCGCCGTACTATAACATCATGGGCGGTACACCGAAGATAGTACTGCCGGGTAGGTATGAGTGGAACCATATTATTAGGTTGATTAAGGAGGAGAAGGTAAAGAATGCGGGTGGCGTGCCAACAATGTTGTACCTAATGTTGAACAGTCCTGAGCTCAAGGACGTGGACCTAAGGGGGTTCCTATGGAGTCTTGGTGGTGCGGCGGCTACCAAGGGGTTAATTGAGGAGGCCAGGAAGAGGGGCGTGATATTGACTAATGGTTACGGATTGACGGAGACGGCACCGGTTGTTATAGCGCCTACACTGTCGCCGGACCTAATAATGAACCTAAGCGAGGAGGAACTACAGGAATTAGTGGTCAACAGCATTGGAAAGCCCCTACCATTTGTCCAGGCCAGGGTGGTTGATGAGGAGGGTAGGGATGTGCCTAAGGATGGAAAAACCGTGGGCGAGCTGGTGCTGAGGGCTCCCTGGATAACCCTGGGCTATTACGGAGACCCAGAGAAAACAAGGGCTGCCTTCAAGGATGGTTGGTTCCACACCGGGGACTTGGCAACGTGGGATGAGAGGGGGTTCATATACATTGTAGATAGGGCTAAGGACGTTATCAAGAGTGGCGGTGAGTGGATATCAAGCCTTAAACTTGAGAGCTTAATATCACTCCACCCAGCGGTTGCGGAGGTGGCAGTCATAGGCGCTACGCATGAGAAGTGGGGTGAGAGGCCCGTGGCCATTGTCGTGCTGAGGCCAGAATTCAAGGGCAGGGTTAAGGAGGAGGATATCATAAATCACGTGAGGACGTTCGTTGATGAGGGCGTTATACCGAAGTGGTGGGTGCCTGACAAGGTGATATTCGTTGATGAGCTTCCAAAGACCGGCGCGGCCAAGATCGATAAGAAGGTGCTTAGGGATAGATATAGAGATGTATTGATTAAGTAA
- a CDS encoding Zn-ribbon domain-containing OB-fold protein — MELEELLKEYNRIYENGLVPITRCRACGYKFHMPRTRCPRCGSTNLEVIGYGEGTIYSYTIIERGLPTRTVVVLADLDGAKVKANYVGDLNALKIGARVRVVRRDGNIYFTNY, encoded by the coding sequence ATGGAGCTCGAAGAATTACTGAAGGAGTACAATAGAATCTATGAAAATGGGTTAGTGCCAATAACACGGTGCAGGGCATGCGGCTATAAGTTCCACATGCCAAGGACCAGGTGCCCCAGGTGCGGCTCAACGAATCTAGAAGTTATTGGCTACGGCGAGGGCACCATCTACTCATACACAATAATAGAGAGAGGATTGCCAACAAGGACAGTAGTCGTTCTCGCAGACCTCGATGGAGCCAAGGTTAAGGCGAATTACGTTGGTGATTTGAATGCGCTGAAGATAGGGGCTAGGGTCAGGGTTGTTAGGAGGGATGGTAATATATACTTTACAAATTATTAA
- a CDS encoding exosome complex RNA-binding protein Csl4: MSKEVVAPGDVVGVAEEYLPGENVEVDADGKLRAQVMGVVIRNDKDHIISVKPIRSSNLLLRVNDIVYGKVVAIPNDRVVIVKIIGVENNGNKTLLKDDVTGIVPPSQLLNGKPGSASEVLGIGDIIRARVISKDPPYTLTLRDAQLGVVYARCPRCGHPLKWRSGELLQCPNCGAVVRRKVSLVEYWA; encoded by the coding sequence ATGAGTAAGGAGGTTGTTGCTCCAGGAGATGTTGTTGGTGTCGCTGAGGAATACCTGCCCGGGGAGAATGTTGAGGTTGATGCAGATGGTAAATTAAGGGCTCAGGTCATGGGGGTAGTCATACGCAATGATAAGGATCACATAATCAGCGTTAAACCCATAAGGAGTAGTAATTTGTTGTTGAGGGTGAACGATATTGTTTATGGTAAGGTTGTGGCGATACCAAATGATAGGGTTGTCATTGTGAAGATAATTGGTGTTGAGAATAATGGCAATAAGACATTACTAAAGGATGATGTGACAGGTATAGTACCTCCATCTCAATTATTAAATGGTAAACCAGGTAGCGCCAGCGAGGTTCTTGGCATTGGCGATATAATTAGGGCTAGGGTAATATCGAAGGACCCGCCGTACACGTTGACTCTAAGGGATGCGCAGCTCGGTGTGGTTTATGCGAGATGCCCTAGGTGTGGTCATCCATTAAAGTGGAGGAGTGGGGAGTTGCTTCAATGTCCTAATTGTGGTGCCGTTGTTAGGCGTAAGGTTAGTCTTGTTGAGTATTGGGCTTGA